GATATCGGCTCTTGCTGGCGCTCTGTCAGAGCATCGTGCGCCTGATTCTGGCAACCCATGGGGGCTTGCGGGTGGAGGGCGCGGCGCGGGTGCCGCGCACGGGCGGGGTCTTGCTGTGCCCCAACCATATCTGTGACCTCGATCCCCCGACGGTCGGTGTGGCGACGACGCGTCCGGCGTGGTTCATGGCCAAGTCCGAGCTCTTCTCGATGCGCTTCTTCTCCTGGCTCCTGCCGCGCCTGCACGCCTTCCCGGTCAAGCGCGACTCCGCCGACCGCGCTGCCCTCACACGCGCCGAGGAGCTCCTCAAGGCGGGCGAGGCGGTCGTGATCTTCCCCGAGGGCGGCGGCAACGAGGCGGGGACGCTCCAGCCGCTGCATCCGGGGGCGCTCCTGGTGGCCCTGCGCGCAAAAGTCCCTGTGGTTCCTGTGGCGCTGATCAACACCAACAAAGTGCTCCCCTACGGCCACATCAAGCTGCGCAAGTCCCCGGTGCCGGTCACCGTGATCTTTGGCGAGCCGCTCGACCTCTCCGACCTCTATGGCAAGAAAGGCGGGATCGAGGAGGCCACCCGCCGCCTCACCGAGCGCCTCGCGGCCATGCTAGGCCAGCCCGTCCCCGAAGGCAAGCCCCAAAAGCACGACTAGCGCTTGCGGCGGCGCTTCGTCGGGAGAACGAGGTAGATCACAGCTCCGATGATGCTGCCCCAGAAAAGCACAAAAACTCCCATTGCTCCGTAGCGCATCAGCCAGTTTCCGAAGTTGGCACTGGCTTCCTTGTGCCAGGGAATATCCAGTGATGGTGCCGGGGAGTCTTGGTAGCCGTCCCAGAAGTGTGGGTCGGTGTCCGGGTGGCGGCCTGCTTTGAAGCGCGCCTCCATAAACGCCGTGCGTGCGGCTTGCCACGTCTCCGCCGCGGCGCGCAGCTCCTTGAACTTGGTGGCGACATTGTCTTGGTTGGTAATGCCAAGCCAGTGGCGTGAGGCTGGTGTGATGAGATAATCCTCACCACTGCGGTGGGGAGCCTCGGGGAGCTTGGCCCCCTCAAAGAGCGACTTCTTCCCCACGCGAATCAGCTCACGGCACCGTAGCTCCGCGAGATAGGCGACTTTGGCATCGCCGCGCTTGTTGAGCTGTCCGGCCAGCGCCCCAAAGACATCGACACTCTCCCAGGCATTGCCCAGGACCACCAGCCCTGCCAGCCCCAGGAGTGTCTTGTCTGGTGTACTAGTGAGGGTTGCCGGCTCGCGCAGGTTGCCGGAGGGGGCATTGCGGTGGATAAAATAGGCCAGGCTCTGCTTCGTGCGCTCTTTGAGAATCCAGTCCATCGCCTGCAGCTGGGCGGCCTCGCGGCCAAAGTGGGCATCGGGCTTGAGCGCAATGGCCTTGGCGATCTCGGCGCGCGCCTGCTCCAGCTCCCCGATCCGCTCCTCTTTGGCACCGTCGCGGAGCCAGCGGTGGGCGCGAAAGGTCCCCGCGTTGGCGAAGTAGCGGTAGAGCGCCTCGGTATCGCTGGCGGGGATGCGAGGGCGCTTCTTCTCGATCCAAGCCAGCGCCTCGCCACTCTTGCCAAGCTTGTCGTAGGCAACCGAGATATCATCATAGAGGGGAAGTTGCTTGGGGTCTGTCGCCAGCTCTCTCTGGCAGCGCTCGATCCGAAGCTGGTAGTAGAGCGCCGGGTTGCGGGGGAAGCGCCCGACAATCACCTCCACGATTCCGGGGATATCGGGTGCCTCGCGCGATGCTCCCGGGCGTGCAATCGGGAGCTGCTTTGCCTCGAAGGCCAGGGCGTCAGAGTCTCTATCGTTGAGGCAGGCGTGGGCAGAGAGCGGCGTCAGAGCCAGGAAGGCAACGGCGACTTTTGCGGCAAGTGTGGCGTTTCTCATAGTGTTTCAGGACGTCGTTTCGGGGGCGGGGGTTACGCTTGGGATGCAACTTTTCGGGGTAAACTGACACGTATAGAGTATGAGGTTTCACAAGATGACAAATTCAATGCGCTTTGGAGTTCTAGGGCTGGCCACCGTGGGTCTGGCAGGCTGCTCGCAACCGCGTCCCGTGACCATGGCTCCGCCGGTTGCGCCGCCCGCCCCACCCGCGATGACCGCCGGGGCACCCAACAGCAACGAGGTCTACAACTGGCGTGACGTGCCTGCGGGTCAGCAAGTGCCGATCACCCGCGCTGTCTTTGACCAGGGGGGCTACCA
This genomic interval from Armatimonas rosea contains the following:
- a CDS encoding lysophospholipid acyltransferase family protein, producing MGYRLLLALCQSIVRLILATHGGLRVEGAARVPRTGGVLLCPNHICDLDPPTVGVATTRPAWFMAKSELFSMRFFSWLLPRLHAFPVKRDSADRAALTRAEELLKAGEAVVIFPEGGGNEAGTLQPLHPGALLVALRAKVPVVPVALINTNKVLPYGHIKLRKSPVPVTVIFGEPLDLSDLYGKKGGIEEATRRLTERLAAMLGQPVPEGKPQKHD